In Actinomycetota bacterium, the following proteins share a genomic window:
- a CDS encoding bifunctional (p)ppGpp synthetase/guanosine-3',5'-bis(diphosphate) 3'-pyrophosphohydrolase: MSATLEDIERHLGQYLPDVDVTDLEDAYEFAREAHEGQSRKSGEPFLAHPVETCLILAELHMDTATLKAAILHDVVEDSSVELGTVRERFGDEVADLVDGVTKLGRIEFESLSEAQSNNLRKMLIAMAKDIRVIIIKLADRLHNMRTLAVLPPDRQRDKSIETLEIYAPLAHRLGISSIKWELEDLAFYYLEPKKYHQVQKMVAERRAAREVYLADVIDTLHRELHEVGVSADISGRPKHLYSIHQKMSQKGKDFNEIYDLIALRIIVSSVKDVYGALGTVHSIWKPVPGRFKDYVAMPKFNMYQSLHTTVIGPAGRPLEIQIRTEEMHRTAEFGIAAHWRYKEGGRGDASFEERLSWLRQMLEWQTELKDPREFMEALKIDLFEDEVFVFTPKGDVRSLRKGATPLDFAYAIHTEVGHHCVGAKVNGSIVPLAHELHMGDRVEILTNKNSWPSRDWLNIIKTSSARTKIRGHFSKASRVDDLAKGKEELAKVMRRHGMGLSSAQTNRALEQVAAEVKLASADDLLAQIGAGKASPKQVAGKILKLMSVDDAKPAEETLPREFTLAEPMRPPKAHRQRKGGVGVRVKGVEGVLVRLSRCCTPVPCDKILGFVTRGRGVSVHRADCPNATELLGQPERLIKVEWDSEHEATFQVEIVVEALERLRLLPEVTDTLAQAGASILSANYSTTKEGISTMRFLFDLGNMDQLGPLLREVRALDGVFDAERRAPGAEVKKKKR; this comes from the coding sequence ATGTCAGCGACCCTAGAAGACATCGAACGCCATCTAGGCCAGTATCTTCCGGACGTCGACGTCACGGATCTCGAGGATGCCTACGAGTTCGCTCGCGAGGCGCACGAGGGTCAATCGCGCAAGTCGGGTGAGCCTTTCTTGGCGCATCCCGTCGAGACTTGCCTCATCCTCGCTGAGCTCCACATGGACACCGCGACCCTCAAGGCAGCGATCCTCCACGACGTCGTCGAGGACAGCTCGGTGGAGCTGGGGACGGTACGCGAGCGCTTCGGTGATGAGGTCGCCGACCTCGTGGACGGCGTCACCAAGCTCGGGCGCATCGAGTTCGAGTCCCTCTCGGAAGCGCAAAGCAACAACTTGCGTAAGATGCTCATTGCGATGGCCAAGGACATCCGCGTCATCATCATCAAGCTGGCCGACCGCCTTCACAACATGCGCACCCTCGCTGTGTTGCCGCCGGACAGGCAGCGCGACAAGTCCATCGAGACGCTCGAGATATACGCGCCACTCGCGCATCGCTTAGGCATCTCGAGTATCAAGTGGGAGCTCGAGGACCTGGCCTTCTACTACCTCGAGCCCAAGAAGTACCACCAGGTCCAGAAGATGGTCGCCGAGCGCAGGGCCGCGCGCGAAGTCTACCTCGCCGATGTCATCGACACGCTCCATCGCGAGCTGCATGAGGTCGGGGTCTCGGCCGATATCTCAGGCCGCCCTAAGCACCTGTACAGCATCCACCAGAAGATGTCGCAGAAGGGCAAGGACTTCAACGAGATCTACGACCTGATCGCCCTGCGCATCATCGTAAGCTCGGTCAAGGACGTCTACGGCGCGCTGGGAACGGTCCACTCGATTTGGAAGCCGGTGCCCGGTCGCTTCAAGGACTACGTCGCCATGCCTAAGTTCAACATGTACCAGTCGCTGCACACGACGGTCATCGGACCCGCGGGTCGCCCCTTGGAGATCCAGATCCGCACCGAGGAGATGCATCGCACCGCTGAGTTCGGCATCGCAGCCCACTGGCGCTACAAGGAGGGCGGCCGAGGAGACGCAAGCTTCGAGGAGAGGCTCTCGTGGCTTCGGCAGATGCTCGAATGGCAGACCGAACTCAAGGATCCCCGCGAGTTCATGGAAGCGCTCAAGATCGACCTCTTTGAGGACGAGGTCTTCGTCTTCACGCCGAAGGGCGACGTCAGATCGCTTCGCAAAGGGGCCACGCCGCTCGATTTCGCTTACGCGATCCACACCGAGGTCGGGCATCACTGCGTCGGCGCGAAGGTCAACGGCTCGATTGTCCCGCTCGCTCACGAACTGCACATGGGCGACCGCGTCGAGATCCTCACCAACAAGAACTCGTGGCCCAGCCGCGACTGGCTCAACATCATCAAGACGAGCAGCGCGCGCACCAAGATCCGCGGGCACTTCTCGAAAGCCAGTCGCGTCGACGACCTCGCGAAAGGCAAGGAAGAGCTCGCCAAGGTGATGAGGCGCCATGGCATGGGGCTGTCATCGGCGCAGACGAATCGCGCCTTGGAGCAGGTAGCCGCCGAGGTCAAGCTCGCATCCGCAGACGACCTGCTCGCGCAGATCGGGGCGGGGAAGGCCTCGCCCAAGCAGGTGGCGGGCAAGATCCTCAAGCTGATGTCGGTCGATGACGCCAAACCCGCCGAGGAGACCCTTCCGCGCGAGTTCACCCTCGCCGAGCCGATGCGCCCACCCAAGGCGCACCGCCAGCGCAAAGGCGGCGTGGGCGTCCGCGTCAAAGGCGTCGAGGGCGTTCTCGTCAGGCTATCCCGATGCTGCACCCCGGTGCCGTGCGACAAGATCCTCGGCTTCGTCACGCGAGGCAGGGGAGTATCGGTGCACCGCGCGGATTGCCCGAACGCGACAGAACTCCTCGGCCAGCCGGAGCGCCTGATCAAGGTGGAGTGGGATAGCGAGCACGAGGCAACGTTCCAGGTCGAGATCGTAGTCGAGGCCCTCGAGCGCCTACGCCTGCTGCCCGAGGTCACCGACACACTGGCCCAGGCAGGCGCGAGCATCCTGTCGGCGAACTACTCGACCACCAAGGAGGGCATCTCGACGATGCGCTTCCTGTTCGACCTAGGCAATATGGACCAACTCGGACCGCTCTTACGGGAAGTCCGTGCGCTGGATGGCGTTTTCGACGCCGAGCGCCGCGCCCCGGGCGCCGAAGTCAAAAAGAAGAAGAGGTAG